Proteins from a genomic interval of Clostridium cochlearium:
- a CDS encoding rod shape-determining protein, which translates to MFFNVGTDMGIDLGTATVLVYIKGKGVVLNDPSVVAIDKSKDKLLAVGEEARQMIGRTPGNIVALKPLREGVISDYDLTEKMLKHFITKACGKKKMVSPRVVVCIPCESTEVEKRAVIDAARNAGAKKVFLIEEPLAAAIGAGVDITKASGNMIIDIGGGTTDIAVISLGGIVARSTISIAGDSFDEAIIKYIRKKHNLMIGERTAEDLKINIGSVYDVGEENFMDIKGRDLISGLPKNITVSSSEMRDALIEPINTIAESTHAILEKTPPELAADISDKGIVMTGGGALLNGLDKLISEVTHVPVYVSENAVTCVAIGTGKMLEYLDKLDITFQGDSIVLID; encoded by the coding sequence ATGTTTTTTAATGTAGGAACAGATATGGGAATAGATCTTGGAACAGCCACTGTACTAGTTTATATTAAAGGAAAAGGTGTAGTATTGAATGATCCATCAGTAGTAGCCATTGATAAAAGTAAAGATAAGCTTTTAGCAGTAGGAGAAGAAGCAAGGCAAATGATTGGTAGAACTCCTGGCAATATTGTTGCATTAAAACCCCTTAGGGAAGGAGTTATTTCTGATTACGATTTGACAGAAAAGATGTTGAAACATTTTATTACTAAAGCTTGTGGTAAAAAGAAAATGGTTTCACCAAGAGTAGTAGTATGTATACCTTGTGAGTCTACGGAAGTTGAGAAAAGAGCAGTTATAGATGCAGCAAGGAATGCAGGTGCTAAAAAGGTTTTTTTAATAGAAGAACCTCTAGCTGCGGCAATAGGTGCTGGTGTTGATATAACTAAAGCTAGTGGTAATATGATAATTGATATAGGAGGAGGGACAACCGATATAGCGGTTATATCACTAGGAGGAATAGTTGCAAGATCAACAATAAGTATAGCCGGTGATAGCTTCGATGAAGCTATAATAAAATACATACGAAAGAAGCATAATCTTATGATAGGAGAAAGGACTGCAGAGGATTTAAAGATAAATATAGGATCTGTTTATGATGTTGGTGAAGAAAATTTTATGGATATAAAAGGTAGAGATTTAATATCAGGGTTACCTAAGAATATAACTGTATCGTCATCAGAGATGAGAGATGCTTTAATAGAGCCTATAAATACTATAGCTGAAAGTACCCATGCTATCTTAGAAAAAACCCCACCAGAATTAGCGGCAGATATATCTGATAAAGGTATAGTAATGACCGGAGGTGGAGCATTATTAAATGGTTTAGATAAGTTAATATCAGAAGTAACCCATGTACCAGTATATGTTTCTGAAAATGCAGTTACATGTGTAGCTATTGGTACAGGGAAGATGTTAGAATACTTGGATAAGTTAGATATAACTTTTCAAGGAGATAGTATAGTTTTAATAGACTAA
- the spoIIID gene encoding sporulation transcriptional regulator SpoIIID, whose protein sequence is MKDYIEERVLEVANYIISSKATIRKTAKVFGVSKSTIHKDMTERLPKINPQIAKEAKNILEFNKAERHIRGGKATKLKYKAIEG, encoded by the coding sequence TTGAAGGATTACATTGAAGAAAGAGTTTTAGAAGTCGCTAATTATATAATAAGTTCTAAAGCTACTATAAGAAAAACGGCCAAAGTCTTCGGTGTAAGCAAAAGTACAATTCATAAAGATATGACAGAAAGATTGCCTAAAATAAATCCTCAAATTGCAAAAGAAGCTAAAAATATATTGGAATTTAATAAGGCAGAAAGACATATAAGAGGTGGAAAAGCTACAAAATTGAAGTATAAAGCTATTGAAGGTTAA
- a CDS encoding M23 family metallopeptidase, whose amino-acid sequence MGKKFSSKFRIKKEGFYLVLFICLCLIGSAAYISSKNNKEAKRLAVKEENKIQESNENKEQETVETREPSVEYDNALQVKEEDKKVEEKTEKVAQVSAKTDNKFVKPVEGTIARDYSEEPVYWKSTNSYRPNFGIDIKCELGKPVVAVLDGKIEDIKKDTVDGVQVTINHQNGLKTIYANLDEKLDVKVGDEVKKGSNLGKVGKTTLRAAYENYGEHLHFSVTKDGDYVNPNKYIKY is encoded by the coding sequence ATGGGTAAAAAATTTTCAAGTAAATTTCGTATAAAGAAGGAGGGATTCTATCTAGTTCTATTTATATGTCTATGTTTAATAGGATCAGCAGCTTACATATCTTCAAAAAACAATAAAGAAGCAAAAAGATTAGCTGTTAAAGAAGAAAATAAAATTCAAGAATCAAATGAAAATAAAGAACAAGAAACTGTAGAAACTAGAGAGCCAAGTGTAGAATATGATAATGCTTTACAAGTTAAAGAAGAAGATAAAAAGGTTGAAGAAAAAACTGAAAAAGTAGCTCAAGTGTCAGCTAAAACAGACAACAAATTTGTCAAACCAGTAGAAGGAACTATAGCTAGGGATTATTCAGAAGAACCTGTTTATTGGAAATCTACAAATAGTTATAGACCTAATTTTGGAATAGATATTAAATGTGAACTAGGAAAACCTGTTGTTGCTGTATTAGATGGGAAAATAGAAGATATAAAGAAAGATACAGTAGATGGTGTTCAAGTTACTATTAATCATCAAAACGGGTTGAAAACAATTTACGCTAATTTAGATGAGAAATTAGATGTAAAAGTAGGAGATGAAGTTAAAAAAGGAAGTAATTTAGGAAAAGTAGGGAAAACAACATTAAGAGCAGCTTATGAAAATTATGGAGAACATCTTCATTTTTCTGTAACTAAGGATGGAGATTATGTAAATCCAAATAAGTATATAAAATATTAA
- the yyaC gene encoding spore protease YyaC, with the protein MDKTMVHYNDPLAYKIIGNSLINFLNEKTIIVCIGTDKCIGDSLGPITGTILKTKDFPLPVFGTIENPIHALNIKIKMEEISSLYPNHSILGIDACLGEPNNIGFIQSRNYPIYPGKGVGKELPHVGNRSVVGIIDSTEMNIFNNNSIRLNFILNMAKSISESIIYGLKLSCKEYILSNKNKAKI; encoded by the coding sequence TTGGATAAAACCATGGTCCATTATAATGATCCTTTGGCTTATAAAATAATAGGAAATAGTTTAATAAACTTTTTAAATGAAAAAACTATAATAGTGTGTATAGGAACAGATAAATGCATAGGAGATTCTCTTGGTCCTATAACTGGTACAATTTTAAAAACAAAAGATTTTCCTCTGCCTGTCTTTGGAACAATAGAAAATCCAATCCATGCGTTAAATATAAAAATAAAAATGGAAGAAATATCTTCTTTATACCCTAATCATAGTATACTTGGCATAGATGCTTGTTTAGGAGAACCTAATAATATTGGATTTATACAATCACGAAATTATCCAATATATCCTGGAAAAGGTGTTGGTAAGGAACTTCCTCATGTGGGAAATCGTTCCGTAGTTGGAATAATCGATTCCACTGAAATGAATATATTTAATAATAATTCTATTCGACTTAATTTTATACTTAATATGGCCAAATCTATTTCTGAATCCATAATATATGGTTTAAAATTATCTTGTAAAGAATACATTTTGTCAAATAAAAATAAAGCAAAGATATAA